The Bacillus xiapuensis genome window below encodes:
- a CDS encoding DUF6470 family protein: MELAQIRMTSQRAQIALDIEKPVQSLQQPPAELDLQQPPAELSIETTPSKLTIDQTKAREDMDLKSVRKRIEEFAQRGYQDWIEGLARVSADGDELMRIENGGNPIPEQARRNSEGPPLEFNIGFIPSAGSVKIHYQPASVNIDVQTRGIINNTRANKPIHDYQPGKVHVSMKQYPSVDIDFVNLKYKGIHYEQEI; encoded by the coding sequence ATGGAATTGGCTCAAATCCGCATGACATCGCAGCGGGCGCAAATCGCCCTGGATATTGAAAAGCCGGTGCAGTCGCTTCAGCAGCCGCCAGCCGAGCTCGATTTGCAGCAGCCGCCGGCTGAGCTGTCGATTGAAACGACGCCGTCGAAGTTAACGATTGATCAGACGAAAGCGCGGGAAGACATGGACTTGAAAAGCGTCAGAAAACGCATCGAAGAATTTGCCCAGCGCGGCTACCAGGATTGGATCGAGGGGCTGGCGCGCGTTTCCGCTGATGGCGATGAGCTGATGAGAATTGAAAACGGCGGCAATCCGATACCGGAGCAAGCGAGAAGAAACAGTGAAGGTCCGCCCTTGGAATTCAACATCGGTTTTATTCCATCGGCCGGCAGCGTGAAGATCCACTACCAGCCGGCCAGCGTGAACATCGATGTGCAAACCCGCGGCATCATCAACAATACGAGAGCGAATAAACCGATTCATGACTATCAGCCCGGGAAAGTGCATGTATCCATGAAGCAATATCCATCTGTCGACATTGACTTTGTAAATTTAAAATATAAAGGCATTCATTACGAGCAGGAAATTTAA
- the fliW gene encoding flagellar assembly protein FliW: MIIDTKYHGQINISQKDIWTFRQGLPGFAGEKQFTLLAFPDNGVFFVLQSTNTPSLGFIVANPFSFFPDYDIQLEDSAVAALQLEKAEQAAVYTILTVHDPFEQTTANLQAPVIVNTASNQAKQVILNDRRYQTRHPLFPAGAAKE; the protein is encoded by the coding sequence ATGATCATTGATACAAAATACCACGGACAAATCAACATCAGCCAGAAGGACATTTGGACATTCCGCCAAGGCCTTCCCGGTTTTGCCGGCGAGAAGCAATTCACCCTGCTGGCTTTTCCGGACAACGGCGTGTTTTTCGTTCTGCAATCAACGAATACGCCTTCGCTCGGATTTATCGTGGCCAATCCTTTTTCCTTTTTTCCGGATTACGATATTCAATTAGAGGATAGCGCCGTTGCCGCTTTGCAATTAGAAAAAGCCGAACAAGCCGCCGTATACACAATACTTACTGTTCATGATCCGTTCGAGCAAACGACCGCCAATCTGCAGGCGCCGGTGATTGTCAACACCGCCAGCAATCAGGCGAAGCAAGTCATCTTAAATGACCGCCGCTATCAAACGCGCCACCCTCTTTTCCCAGCCGGCGCCGCAAAGGAGTGA